AGAAGCCGTCAATGCCCTGGGTGAGAAGGTGGAACTGAGACAATGCAGTCGGCCGACAAAGCAAGCGGAGAGGATATACTCCATCCTAAAGATGAAACAGGCGCCGTTCAAGAAAATAAAAATATGTAGGTCACAGTCACCGCCAAGGGGATCGTCCTGACTCATTCTGGACAGGATTGCGTGGAAATGTAAGTGAAAGTTGGGCTAAGTAAAAAATTCGACATGTTTGCTTCAGCTTTCACGCCATAAGATATGGGAGTCTGAGCGTTCACTGTCACCAATCCTGTTGTCATCAATACTGACAAACACACTAAAACCATCTTTTTCATTTTTTCTAAATAGTAATTGAGTCTGCTCTGAAAACCCCATTTTTTCAAATTGCTGAAAAATGAAGTTTAACCGGACAAATGTGATTGTTTTTATTAATTGAAAGTATGTTTACAATAATATACATATTGAAACATAAATTAATTATATATTGTGGCAGTTTTTGCCAAAAAAGCGCTCTTTGACTTATTCGCGTCATATAATTCACTATCCTGACGAAGTTTATCCACAACGAGCGGGAGTATGCCCATAGTTTGTGCTTGGCAAGTGACCTGTAACGGCTCTTGTCATTCGGGTAATGGTATCCTAACTGGAAAATGCTTGCTTCGACATTGTTCCTGATATTTTTTTCATCTATCGGGATATCGTCCAATTTCTTCCTCAGAGCGGCAGCCCTGAGGTTATCCTCATCGAAGTAGCGGTATTTTCCTTCTTCAGTCTTGATCCTCCATTTCCTCTGTGTTTTGTCTTTGCGGAGTTTTACCCGTTGTGCCTGTATTGTTGTTCCTGTTTTGTTGTCGGTTACTATTAAATTGATTTCATTCTGTTCGTCCAAACGGATGTCATATCTCGGTGCGGGGCCTTGCATGCCTGTGAGTATCAGCTCGATGCCATTTTTATCGCTTTGGCAATACTCCTGATTATCAGCACTGTGGTAAGCCCCGTCGGCATATACTTTCTCTATTTTGTCGGATATTATTTCCTGTGTCCGATCCAGGGCTTGTTCAAGGAAGCCGTTGTCCGGAGCCGATGCCACCGTTACCTCGGTATCGGTTATCAGGTTCAATGCCGTATCTTTGTCATCTCCCGGTTGGTCGCATGTCTCGGTGACGTTCACCGAATACCCTTTGACCTTGTTGCCGTCTTTGTCACGGTAATGGCAGTCGGTGTCATGGGGTGACTGTATGGATTTGGCGCTGACTTTCTCCTTTTCCAGAGGAACGACAGTTTTGTCCCTGCCAACCGAGTATTGTTGTTCGAAAACCGCTTTAAGGGTCTGGTAATG
This window of the Proteiniphilum saccharofermentans genome carries:
- a CDS encoding transposase, which gives rise to MFKKSDENPQLGIFSSPTEYFRDSKKKEYLKNDSWHNRFRNHVVMRVDESIFRPLYSNGTGAPNASIRILVGMMILKEGQGWSDAQLFENCAYNLLVRSALGLMSLEDAEPVSSTYYLFRRHLVDYAREHGEDLFKKCQGQITRDQLLEFEVSGKQVRMDSKLVGSNIAWYSRYELIHETLRLFINEREEHIFNKSLSKEMFSLIESIQGETGNKVVYRSTKAEVDARFVELGKLMYRFIGLFKKHDYGHYQTLKAVFEQQYSVGRDKTVVPLEKEKVSAKSIQSPHDTDCHYRDKDGNKVKGYSVNVTETCDQPGDDKDTALNLITDTEVTVASAPDNGFLEQALDRTQEIISDKIEKVYADGAYHSADNQEYCQSDKNGIELILTGMQGPAPRYDIRLDEQNEINLIVTDNKTGTTIQAQRVKLRKDKTQRKWRIKTEEGKYRYFDEDNLRAAALRKKLDDIPIDEKNIRNNVEASIFQLGYHYPNDKSRYRSLAKHKLWAYSRSLWINFVRIVNYMTRISQRALFWQKLPQYIINLCFNMYIIVNILSINKNNHICPVKLHFSAI